The Streptomyces sp. NBC_00236 DNA window CAAAGAAGAGGGGCCCGTTACCGCCACCGGCGGTAACGGGCCCCTCTTCTCGTGTCTCAGCTCTCCGGGTCGCCCTGGCGCACCGACAGCAGGTCCTCCAGCTGCTCCTCGCGTGCCTGGGCGGCGACGAACAGCAGCTCGTCCCCGGCCTCCAGGGTCTCCTCCGTGCTCGGCGTCAGCACGCGCTGCCCGCGGATGATCGTGACCAGCGAGGTGTCCTCCGGCCAGGCGACCGCCCCGACCTGCGTGCCCGCCAGCGCCGACTCCGGCGGCAGCGTCAGCTCGACCAGGTTCGCGTCACCGTGGCTGAAGCGCAGTAGCCGGACGAGATCGCCGACACTCACCGCCTCCTCGACCAGGGCCGACATCAGACGCGGCGTGGAGACCGCCACGTCGACGCCCCAGGACTCGTTGAACAGCCACTCGTTCTTCGGGTTGTTCACCCGGGCGACGACGCGCGGCACGCCGTACTCCGTCTTGGCGAGCAGCGAGACGACCAGGTTCACCTTGTCGTCACCCGTCGCCGCGATCACGACGTTGCACCGCTGCAGCGCCGCCTCGTCCAGCGAGGTGATCTCGCAGGCGTCCGCCAGCAGCCACTCGGCCATCGGCACCCGCTCCACCGAGATGGCGGTCGGCGCCTTGTCGACGAGCAGCACCTCGTGCCCGTTCTCCAGCAGCTCGGCCGCGATGGAACGTCCCACCGCGCCGGCCCCGGCAATCGCGACACGCATCAGTGACCGCCCTCCTCGGGGCCCTCGGCGAAGGCCGCCTCGACCTTCGCG harbors:
- a CDS encoding potassium channel family protein yields the protein MRVAIAGAGAVGRSIAAELLENGHEVLLVDKAPTAISVERVPMAEWLLADACEITSLDEAALQRCNVVIAATGDDKVNLVVSLLAKTEYGVPRVVARVNNPKNEWLFNESWGVDVAVSTPRLMSALVEEAVSVGDLVRLLRFSHGDANLVELTLPPESALAGTQVGAVAWPEDTSLVTIIRGQRVLTPSTEETLEAGDELLFVAAQAREEQLEDLLSVRQGDPES